CATCAAAAAGTACTTGGTAAATTTTTTTGGATCCCTCAACATAAAGGTTCAGGCATCATTCAGGAACAATGTTACTCACCTCTTAACTCAGCAGCTAACCTATGCTAAGCTAAACAATAGAATCCGATTGCAAGAAACACATGGGCTTCTAAGTCACAGTTGGTTTATGTTTCAGTGCCTTTTTGAGGTCAGAGTAGAAACTGGTCAGGGTACTAGACATGGCAGTGTCTACTGCAGATTGTGGTAGCAACCCTCGCAGTTCAGTCTGAATGTAGCCTGTTAAAAGACTGTGGCTGGGATAGTCCTTCAGAGGGACACAGAACCAGCCGCAAGGGTGGTTGAATCCACGGACACAGTTAGGTCTCACTTCTCCATAGTCTAGGCTTATACCTATCAAGgagaacaaacaacaaaaaaaggaaattaatttgagacagttaaaaataaagatacagtaattttaaaatgtacaagTTTCTGCTTGGAGAATTTGGTAGAAGTGACAGACACACTTAAAGTTTCTGGGTACTTTCATGCATGGAAGTTGTCCACTTTTCATCCAGTCTCCACAACAGACAGAAATTCTGCCATTAAAAAGACTTCCCTCGCATTTACTAGTAAGTTTATCAAGTTGTTACTCCAGCCACTTTGCTGTATGAGTCAGAGTACTCATCACACAGGGATGGCTCATGGGTAAACCAGTAACTTGTATACTTCTTTAAATGTGTAAAATGTTAAAATACCTTGGAAATACTTGTCGGAGACCATCTCACACTATTTTTGAACACTTACTGCAGAACTAAACTTAATTTGAATCAAAGCATAAGCCAAGCAGCTGTTGCAAAATAAGAATTAAGCAGAGATAAGTGGTGCCTTACCACATGTTAGAAGACCGTCTTCATAGCTTGTAGTGTAAGAGAAATCCACAAACTCCCTTGGTGCTATGATGTTCCAGAGCTGACCAGCAGTGGTGTAGCGCATCACACAGCAGTTCTTGTTGAGTGACAGAATAAGGacagtaagaaaacaaaaatatcttaGTAGACAGCTAGCCTTTTCCACAAAGGTTGCAGCCTCTGTGAACTACACTGTGCAAACAACTTCAGTGAGGTCTAAATGGCTGTGTCACTTTCAGTTTAAATGCTAGAAGTTTGTAAGGATTTGTGGTCTGCAACTGAGAGCTGCAGGGGCAGAGAATATCTGGCACCTCTAAGCCATACTGACTAAAACTAGAGACCTGCGTCATACCTGGGAACCAAAAGCCATGTGGCTTTTGTGTGACTTAATCACTGCTTAGGAACTCTGAAAGAACCATGAACAAATTGCAAGAAGCCTCTCCTGGTACTAAGATGCTCCGTCAAGTACTTTTAAGCCACCACGTGAATAATAAAACAGAACGCAAACAATACTTCAAAAAAGGCTTTCCTAGAAGACAACACAGTTTGAACAAACTTTAGGGAATAACTAAGATAAATGCCTTGCCATATAAATCTTCATTAAGGGACAGGGAAAAAGACAATCCACGTTAAGGACAGATGTCCACTGGGTTTTGAAGTCATAATGAATGTCCCCAGTAACCAAAGGAAGGCTACAAGCTCTTCTGCAATCAACTTCAAGTCTACCTTTCTTTAGCAAGTCCTGCCCCTCATGTATGAATTATTTTGGCTTCCAGCACAAAACTTTGCCACACAGTGAAGTCAGCCCTTCAGGAAGATGGAGAGGTTGTAACTTCTGTATGTGTGGATCATTAATACCCACAATTTTGTTTGTTGTGGAATGGAAGCAAGCAAGCTGCATGAAAAGGCTCTGGCATGCCAAATACCACACTGTAGCGCTctatatatgcaaatatatatgtaaattttATCAGAGGCTACCAGAGCTCCTAGGTCTGAGAGAAATGGGACCAACCAAGTTTCACCCCTTTATTTTTAGCATGGATGGAAAGTTGAACTTCAAACTTCAGAATAGGATTGTGTATCCAGAAAGCCTCGTTTGAAGTCGCCCACCACATGTATGGACAATATCCCATGTGCATgcagaaaacaggcagaaaaatgTTAGTATTTGTTGGAACTACTGTTCTGCTGTGCTGTTAAAgccatgtatgtatatatacacatttccCTTAAGAATCTAAAAAAGTCTTCACCTCTTCAAATGTTTCTATGATGTCCATAGTAGTCATCAAGCTGTCCCAGTCCAGCCTATAAGGTCCAGGGCGAATATGATCCACTATTCTGTTAGTAACGTCTTCCACCACTCCTTGAGCTTTGTAGCTAGAAAAACAcgtttccttttaaaattaaaaaaatattttaaaatattccattAATTTGCAACAGCACACATACTGTAATACCTTGGTACCTGGAATTATGGTCAGTGGACAATTGTATCAGAAAAATAGTACAGAAAAAGACTTAGGGGTGCACCTGTCCTTCTCTGTAAAAGATGTTCTGCTGAGAAACTTTGTCCTTATGCTACAATCAATGTTTAGTAAATGGCAAACtccttcctcagaaaaaaaaatcataatgtttATTTCTCTAACAACTTGCTATTTTGCGCTTCTTGCTGAGTGTGCAAGGGAGTCCACCAAGGACAAGCTATtaatgaaagcaaaaataaaggaaAGTAGCAAtacaatcacacagaatcacagaatggctggggttggaagggacctctggagatcacctagtccaacccacctgctaaagcaggttcacccagagtaaaTTGCACAGGAATGAGTCCAGCTgtcttttgaatgtctccagagatggagactccacaacctctctgggcagcctgttccagtgctctgacacctgcaaagtaaagaagtttctcctcatattcagatggaacctcctgtgcttcagattgtgcccattgcccctcatcctattgttgggcaacaatgaaaggagtttggtcccatcctcttgacactcacccttgagatatttataagcattgataagatcgcCCCTCcgccttcttcaggctgaacacagaatcacagaatgtcctgagttggaaaggacccacgaggatcaccaagtccaattcctgtcccggcatatgacaaccccacagttcacaccatgtgtctgagggcattgtccagtttcttcttgaataTTGCCAGGCTTGGagtcatgacacctccctggggagtctgttccagtgctccaccaccctctgtgtGAAGcaccttctcctaatgtccaaattaaacctcccctggcacatcctcctgccatttcctcagtttctgtcattggtcaccagagagaagagttcaatgcctgcccctcctcttccctttaTGAGGAAGCTGTGGACCATGATGAGGTTGCCCcgcagtctcctccaggctgagtaaaccaagtgacttcagccactcctcatatgactttccctccaaacccttcaccagctttgcagccctcttctggacactctccagtagctttatatcctttttatcctgtgttgcccagacctgcacacagtgctccaggtgaggccgcaccagtgcagagcagagtgggaccatcaactccctcgcccagctggcaatgctgtgctgaatgcacccaggacatgggtggccctcttggctgccagggcacactgttggctcctgttcaaTTTgacgttgaccagaacccccagatccctctccacagagctgctttccagcatcttgtcccacAGTCTGTATGTagagccagggttgccgtgtccgaGGTGTAAAATCCGGCACTGgcacttgttgaacttcatgtggttggtgattgcccagttctccaatttgttcagatccctTTGTACGGCCTCTCTTCCCTTGAGAGTGTTGACAGGCTCTCCCAATTTGTGTCATCCGTGAACTTAccaagcaatccctcaagtccaaAACATTTACAAAGACATTGATGAGTGCTGGCCCTAAGTGCTGGCCCTGTGGAACCTGCTAGTGACTGATCCTCAGCCTGAGagaaccccatttactagaacctttTGAGCTTGGCCcttcagccagttgctcaccaactgcactgtgtgtttacccagctgtgtgctgcacATCTCGTCCAGGAGGATACTgcgagagacagtatcaaaggctttacttaaATTCAAAAatatcaacaggcttcccttggccAACTAAGTAGGTAACCTTGtggtagaaagaaattaagtttgttaaacAGGACTTTcgcctcatgaacctgtgctggctggtaCCAATGACTACGTTGTGATTCAGGTATTTTTCAgcaactcccagaacaatcttctccatgattttgccagaaAGAGAAGCGAGGCAACAGGCCcacctctctcagtctctccttgtaagaaagatggtacagacccctaatcatccttgtagccctccactggacttcctccagtaatttcttgtccttcttaaactgaggagcccagagtTGGACACATATTGGGAAAAACATTTCTCATAGAGTAGAAATAACAGTAGTAGAACCAAGCTAATGAGAAACTATATTAGGCTGTGGTGGCATATAACAGTACCAACTAAAATAACTTGGTATAAGACATTACAGGACATTCATTATGAGAAATTTTTAGTAGGCACCAGAGACCTTGTTTACCGCAGTTACTGGGCTTCTGGATCCTGAAGGGGAGTAATCCATCAGGactattattttcaaaatacttcttATTCATCAAGCTGTTCTTAATAGTAGGTAACTAGTCAAGCAACAGATTGATCTATTCACTTGTGCAGTTTACCCATATTGATTCATAATTACCTAGCTGGAACCAATCACAACTCTATACTTAGAACTGGGACCATGTGAACATGCCAGTGGCTTCTCGGTGGGTGTCCGGAAAGTTCTTCAATACATCCTTTATTCCACCAGGTGTATATAAAATCCTGGAGCCTCCATCTGCACGAAGGAGCCACTGCCCTCTTGGCAGTGGTTCGAGTTACACAATCGGTTGATGCCAGCATGCCAATGGTCCTGCAAAGAGTCAGAAGACTCTTGGTGTCTGCAGTCATCAGCTATTGCAGATTTAACAGGACTTAAATTCCAGAGAGCATACCAGTCTTTAAGTTACTTTCAAACACTGCCTTTTCACATGACATTTTGTTTCTTCAGAGTGCTGTCTTCTAGTAACTATTTTTCTACCTAAACCTACAAATATCAACAGAACCCAGTTACAGAAATTCACAAAGGAAGGGCCTTTATGTCACACATCTTTCCCAAAACTACACACTTGACATTTTACTCTATTGCAGTTGCATAGTCATTGTAACAGTCCACACACTGGCTGGGCTGTCACCCAATAATACTTTGGACCTACTGAACCTAGACTCAATTCTGTTGTTTGCAGACCATCTTTCTAAAAGGTGTGGATACATGTTGTTGTCCACTTCAGCCAATGGGAGTTTTGTGGTGTGTTACACAGTTTTCATTGTTTGTTGCTCTAGACACCATGCAATGCTAAAACATCAAAGTATAACACTAAAAAGAAATGGTACTGACACATTAGACAATCCACTTTGCTTCCCCTCCTGAGAATTTGAGTAGCTGAGGGCTGTAGAATCCACAACCTTCATTTCTAAATTCTACAAAACATCTGTGGAACCTTAAAAATATATACGCTCTCCAGGCAAACTTACAGGTATCCGCTGAATTCCTCTGATGGTTTATGCCACACAGTTGCatctttctgaaagaaaatggaaGATACGATGTTCATTATCACTTAAATACAATTGCAAGATGTCCAGAAAATGCTTcagtttttctgaagaaaagcaaatgaCTTTATCTTTAAATATGGTTCACCCCAAAGTGCTCATTGACCTGGGTACTTTTGTACacttttctgaaaaacagaagcagACCTTTCAGACATCTTTTACTCTTAATTGCCtattctttaaaaatacaaatcagTCAGTTGCCCTTCTCAGTTTCAAATGATAGTAGTCTATGCAGACCTAGTGCTTGACAGGCCAAGACAGTTTACTCTGAAAACATATAGAATCTAATGGAACCACATTACTAGGTAAAGCCTTTCAATTAAAAGGCCACTGGAAAGCCGTTATCTGGACACTATTCAGACAGGAAGACCACACAACTTCTGTTTGCACTCCTGTAACACATGACCAAGCAGATGTGTGAAGGAGGTGATGACAGTGGCAGACATGAAAGTTGCCCTTCTCTCCTAGATGCCTGACTAGGAGTGTCTTGCAAGCAGTAGTCTATTCATTTTAAAGTTAGCCAGAGGAAATAAAGAAACATTGTCTTCTGATTTTTATCTAACCACAAAATGGAACCTCTGTGCATAATCTCTGAATTTTGGTGTTAAAGAGGGTACTATATAGCGCCTTTTTATTTGCAATCATGATTACATAAGTACGAAGAACCAAATGTCCTAAAGAACAGTGGCGTAAGTACTACATCCAGAAATGTTTAAGATATCTAGGGGCAAATGATCTGAAACAGTGAGGCTCAGTAACTTCCTAAAGGAAAACAATCTTATAGGTATAAGACTTAGCATTTAGCACAGCAGAGGTGGTGCAGGTGTTTTGCAACAGTGAAAACCTTGGATACTCTGTTTCTACTTCCCTAGACAATTAATTTGTTAATTTCGCAAATAATCAAGGTACATTTGGAACACCTGATCCTCTCTTACCAATGTCtgatcacaaaggaaaaaaatgcaataaaaaaaaaatagaagacccACCCAAACTATTGTAATAAAAGTATAAAGCCAGAAATTTACCACATAGTCCTACCATGTTGCTACACTGAGATACCAAAATACATTTCCACCTCCAGTGCAGAACAGGACTAAAAAGTATTCACCCAGCCTACAGCTGATGCACCAGCAAAGTCTATTTAGCTTGATGAAGCAGGACTCAGAAAAGCCAAGCAGCTCAAAGCAAGGGTATGGCAAACTGCTTGGAGAAAGGAGGAAGTGCATTCCCTTTCATAGAAGGGAACTTAAGATAACGTGGGGGCTCTGAAGCAAAGGAAACATGTAGCAATATAAGAGAAAAGAATTGAGAATGATCTCAGTTTCTAAGAGGAAGTAATTTGGAAACTTAAGCATGACAAGTTCAAGCTTTATAGGTAAAAGAGATTTCAGGTGCCAGCAGAGCGTACTAGCAAGCTGTGGCTGGTTTGTTGAAAGTACAAGCAATCATCTTGTAATACTGCTAGTGCTAACAGTATTTCACATTTTAAGAAAAACCTATAGTCCTACACTGCCAGGATTCTCCTGTGAGGTACGTCCCTGAAAAAGGGTATCACGGATGACAAAGTATATCTGCAGACAGGAAAATCACACTCTGTCATGTAAAGAGGAGGTTGGCTTCACAGGGCATCTCATATGAAAGTCCTGCAATAATTTGCCAAATGTTTGACACCAGTGTTGAACAGCATAAGAAGCTCTTTTCCCCCTCGAGAGAACAAATTGGGTTGCAGGCACGAAGCCACCCGGACCACTCACGGTTTTCTTCACCACCCGCCACTCATTGTCTCCGATGCTGTGGTACTGAATCAGAGTGTTCCGCAGTTTCGTAGCCAGCGGTGCTGAATTTGGCAGGAGAtccatttgctttcctcctgcGTTAAGGTTACACAGACACAGGCATCAGAAGCAGACAAAACATGAGGGACGTCAGCGACAGTGCGACTCAAATCCACGCGCTGGGAACACAGAAAGGAGAAATTGCCCCCATCCctaccccccagcccctccccgaACACACGCACATTGCCCGGCTCGGTCCGGGTGACAGCGGGCGGCTGTCGGGACCTCGGCTCCGGCTCCGGCCCCAGCTccccgggctcacctgcggcctTCACCCTCCGCCACCTCCGGCTCCCCCGCAGGCGGCACTGCCGGCAGCGCTGCGCAACACCCGACGCCGGCAGCCAATGAGAGCGCTGCCGTCTTCCCGGCACAACCAATGGCGGCGCGATCCGCCGAGGGTGGTGGAGGTGGCTCGTCGCCTGCTCCTATCACGCGACCTCTCGACATGCCACCGGCGCGTCGTCAGCACCCGGAGGAAAGACGGCGCGCGGCGCTCTGATTGGGTGGACGGAGTGGCGTGATGGGAGGGGGCGGGGATAAGCGCCGCGGGCGGCCGTCGAGCGCTCACCGGCAGCGCGGCGCGGGCGGGTGGGGGCGCGGCGTCCGGGGGGCCGCCTCCGCTGGGCCGCCTCAGCTGCCTCTGTCGCTTCGCCGCAGCGGAGCGTGGCCGTGCGGCTCGGGCAGCGGGGCGGACCGCGGGGGTCCCATCTGCTGTGCTGGTAGCGCCGGGCCAGGCCCGGTCGTCTGGGGTGACACCATCATTGTGCTTGGGAGTAGGCTGAGCCTCAGTCCCCGGGCTGGGTGTGCTCGTGTTCTCACGTGTGACCTGTTACTGTCACTTTGTACAGGCTTTCTTACCACGGCTGTATAAAGGTTTACACGGGGTTGCAGCTTCACGTTTTAAGTGCCGTGTGGTTTTGGTGTTGAGCTGAGGCCTGTCCTGCAAGTGCTGATGGAGTCAGGGGCAGTGAAGAGCTGCCCTGGGTTGGTGCTGCTGGAGTGCTGTTAGCTATCACTTGCCACAGTGtctgaaactgaaaaaataaatgtttgtccAACCATGAAGGGCTTAAGATGGTGCAGATCACAGGCAAGTGACACACTGTGGTGAGAAAGGCTGAGATACTGCTTTCAGTCAGCAGTTCTTGCAATGTGATGGAGCAGGCTTTTGAGGAAGTGC
The Patagioenas fasciata isolate bPatFas1 chromosome Z, bPatFas1.hap1, whole genome shotgun sequence DNA segment above includes these coding regions:
- the STARD4 gene encoding stAR-related lipid transfer protein 4 isoform X1, whose product is MDLLPNSAPLATKLRNTLIQYHSIGDNEWRVVKKTKDATVWHKPSEEFSGYLYKAQGVVEDVTNRIVDHIRPGPYRLDWDSLMTTMDIIETFEENCCVMRYTTAGQLWNIIAPREFVDFSYTTSYEDGLLTCGISLDYGEVRPNCVRGFNHPCGWFCVPLKDYPSHSLLTGYIQTELRGLLPQSAVDTAMSSTLTSFYSDLKKALKHKPTVT
- the STARD4 gene encoding stAR-related lipid transfer protein 4 isoform X2, with the translated sequence MTTMDIIETFEENCCVMRYTTAGQLWNIIAPREFVDFSYTTSYEDGLLTCGISLDYGEVRPNCVRGFNHPCGWFCVPLKDYPSHSLLTGYIQTELRGLLPQSAVDTAMSSTLTSFYSDLKKALKHKPTVT